Proteins encoded in a region of the bacterium genome:
- a CDS encoding nicotinate-nicotinamide nucleotide adenylyltransferase — protein sequence MRIGIFGGTFDPPHRAHTMAIVWALQTGEVDRVLVIPAARHAFGKEPGASFAHRVAMCRIAIEPLADGLATVDPLEGEREGKSFMVDTIRILRDRHPDDSCRLLVGTDIIDDLPKWREGEAVVELAPPLEIPRIVTDSGDPARGLRPGALPMVSSTEVRERLAAGREDAAELIAAPVLDYIRIHKLYGGASG from the coding sequence ATGCGAATCGGAATCTTCGGCGGCACGTTCGACCCGCCCCATCGGGCGCACACGATGGCTATCGTCTGGGCTCTGCAAACCGGCGAGGTCGATCGCGTGCTGGTCATTCCGGCGGCGCGCCATGCTTTCGGGAAAGAACCCGGCGCATCCTTCGCCCATCGCGTGGCCATGTGCCGAATCGCCATCGAGCCGCTGGCGGATGGACTGGCGACCGTCGATCCGCTCGAGGGCGAACGCGAAGGCAAGTCCTTCATGGTGGATACGATCCGGATTCTGCGCGACCGCCACCCCGACGACTCCTGCCGCCTGCTTGTCGGAACGGACATCATCGACGACTTGCCCAAGTGGCGCGAAGGCGAGGCGGTAGTCGAGCTCGCTCCCCCGCTGGAGATCCCCCGCATCGTCACCGACTCCGGCGACCCGGCCCGCGGACTGCGCCCGGGCGCCCTCCCGATGGTCTCATCGACCGAAGTGCGCGAACGCCTCGCCGCCGGCCGCGAGGACGCCGCAGAACTGATCGCCGCGCCGGTGCTGGATTACATTCGGATACACAAACTGTATGGGGGGGCAAGCGGCTGA
- a CDS encoding CHAD domain-containing protein, whose amino-acid sequence MPFRFKRKEDVGEALKRMVGEQVDRAIAEIRDPELDRHTAVHQVRKRCKKIRAALRLVRMENGKLHDRENARFRDLSKRLSGMRDAQTAINTYDALMARFQDRIDRKAFGSIRAALTRRRKRLAIDEGALEALLAETLKDLEQARADIDKWKIKSSGFSTIRAGLQRTYERGRAGLKRSYKTGRLEDFHDWRKRAKYHRYQVSTLRGLWPDMVDRRRHGAMVLGELIGDDHDLALLAQLLKDERESFGNEDVLAMFEALIAERRKELQDKARPLAKRLYAESPKAIGNRFRKLWKVWR is encoded by the coding sequence ATGCCGTTCCGCTTCAAACGAAAAGAGGATGTGGGTGAGGCGTTGAAACGCATGGTCGGCGAACAGGTCGATCGCGCGATTGCGGAAATCCGCGATCCTGAGCTGGATCGCCACACCGCCGTCCACCAGGTGCGGAAACGCTGCAAGAAAATCCGCGCCGCGCTGCGCCTGGTCCGAATGGAGAACGGCAAGCTTCACGATCGCGAAAACGCGCGCTTCCGCGATCTGTCCAAACGCCTTTCCGGAATGCGCGACGCCCAGACGGCCATCAACACCTACGATGCTCTGATGGCACGCTTCCAGGACCGCATCGATCGCAAGGCATTCGGTTCGATTCGCGCCGCTCTCACGCGCCGCCGCAAGCGACTGGCCATCGACGAGGGCGCGCTCGAGGCGCTGCTGGCAGAGACGCTCAAGGACCTGGAGCAGGCTCGCGCGGACATTGATAAGTGGAAGATCAAGAGCTCGGGATTCTCGACGATTCGCGCCGGCCTGCAACGGACGTACGAACGCGGTCGCGCGGGGCTGAAGCGTTCCTACAAGACTGGCCGGCTCGAAGACTTTCACGATTGGCGCAAGCGCGCGAAGTACCATCGCTACCAGGTCAGCACACTGCGCGGGCTCTGGCCCGACATGGTCGATCGGCGCCGCCATGGCGCGATGGTGCTCGGCGAACTCATCGGCGACGACCACGACCTTGCCTTGCTGGCGCAGCTGCTTAAGGACGAACGCGAGTCCTTCGGGAACGAGGATGTCCTCGCCATGTTCGAGGCATTGATCGCCGAACGTCGCAAGGAGTTGCAGGACAAAGCGCGGCCGCTCGCGAAGCGCCTCTACGCCGAATCGCCGAAGGCCATCGGCAATCGATTCCGCAAGCTCTGGAAGGTCTGGAGATAG
- a CDS encoding type II toxin-antitoxin system Phd/YefM family antitoxin, translated as MRQVNMHEAKTHFSKLVRLVEQGEEVIIARAGEPVARLVAPARATQDRKPGVLRGGLTNRADFEAPAPEVERAFRDRPMLPEFE; from the coding sequence ATGCGCCAAGTCAATATGCACGAAGCGAAGACGCACTTCTCGAAACTCGTCCGCCTGGTGGAGCAGGGCGAGGAGGTGATCATTGCCCGGGCCGGGGAGCCGGTCGCTCGACTCGTGGCGCCGGCCAGGGCGACGCAGGATCGCAAGCCGGGTGTCCTGCGAGGTGGCTTGACAAATCGTGCGGATTTTGAGGCACCGGCGCCGGAAGTCGAGCGCGCGTTCCGCGATCGACCGATGCTGCCCGAGTTCGAGTAG
- the rpsL gene encoding 30S ribosomal protein S12 → MPTINQLIRRGRKVSKKKNKVPALQGCPQRRGVCTRVSTATPKKPNSALRKIARVRLTNGYEVTAYIPGEGHNLQEHSIVLIRGGRVKDLPGVRYHIVRGAKKGDTQGVPNRKKSRSKYGTKRPK, encoded by the coding sequence ATGCCGACGATTAATCAGTTGATTCGACGCGGTCGCAAGGTCTCGAAGAAGAAGAACAAAGTGCCTGCGCTGCAGGGCTGTCCGCAACGTCGTGGCGTGTGTACGCGTGTTTCGACAGCGACACCCAAGAAGCCCAACTCCGCCCTTCGTAAGATCGCCCGTGTGCGTCTGACGAATGGCTACGAAGTGACCGCCTACATCCCCGGCGAAGGCCACAACCTGCAGGAGCACTCGATTGTGCTGATCCGCGGCGGCCGTGTGAAGGACCTCCCGGGTGTGCGCTATCACATCGTTCGTGGCGCCAAGAAGGGCGACACGCAGGGCGTTCCCAACCGCAAGAAGAGCCGTTCCAAGTACGGAACCAAGCGGCCGAAGTAA
- a CDS encoding type II toxin-antitoxin system VapC family toxin, giving the protein MKLLLDMSVLLWWLTDSLKLSPNHRRAIADHANEVFISAATLWEISIRMAESQVELPDGFLELCEAQGFRTLPITPEHAWELRQLPAGPTDPFDRMLITQAKSEGLLLVTSDRAILDYYVGVLAG; this is encoded by the coding sequence ATGAAGTTGCTACTCGACATGTCTGTCCTGCTTTGGTGGTTGACGGACTCGCTGAAATTGTCTCCGAACCACCGCCGCGCCATTGCCGATCACGCCAACGAGGTCTTCATCAGCGCCGCCACGCTCTGGGAGATCTCGATAAGAATGGCCGAGAGTCAAGTGGAACTGCCTGACGGCTTCTTGGAGCTCTGCGAGGCGCAGGGTTTTCGGACTCTTCCGATCACGCCGGAGCATGCCTGGGAGCTTCGGCAGCTTCCGGCTGGGCCCACCGACCCCTTCGACCGAATGCTGATCACACAGGCGAAGTCGGAAGGACTCCTCCTTGTCACCTCGGACCGTGCTATTCTCGACTACTATGTTGGGGTGTTGGCGGGGTAG
- the surE gene encoding 5'/3'-nucleotidase SurE: MKRLTAARTFPGLFERFGRFPAMDLKSVKVLLVNDDGIDAPGLQALRGEIKDVCDLLVVAPMSERSGAGCSLSLNAEMAVEKREENGRIWGYAVDGTPTDCVKFALTALNGYRPDLVLSGINRGRNVGNSIWYSGTAAGAVESTFFGLRAMAVSLAVFRNPERRFDTAATLTRQLIPWLIQQSWQPRTFWNLNVPNLPLDDVSNIRLAEQGTSFFVDEFALDREEGNMAYYKNVGERLQRSPEPENSDDLLIDEGCASLSLLNIDLTVRMPEAASEALEREWNQFVFGSPEPREPGSRRQVD; encoded by the coding sequence TTGAAGCGCCTCACCGCCGCGCGTACCTTCCCCGGTTTGTTTGAACGTTTCGGGAGGTTCCCCGCGATGGATTTGAAAAGCGTCAAAGTTCTGCTCGTCAACGATGACGGGATCGATGCCCCCGGGCTGCAGGCCCTGCGCGGCGAAATCAAGGATGTGTGCGACCTCCTGGTCGTCGCGCCCATGTCCGAGCGCTCCGGCGCCGGCTGCTCGCTGTCTCTGAACGCCGAGATGGCCGTCGAGAAGCGCGAGGAAAACGGCCGCATCTGGGGCTACGCCGTGGACGGCACCCCAACCGATTGCGTCAAGTTCGCCCTCACCGCGCTGAACGGATATCGGCCGGACCTCGTCCTGAGCGGCATCAATCGCGGGCGCAACGTCGGCAACTCGATCTGGTATTCCGGCACGGCCGCGGGGGCCGTGGAGTCCACATTCTTCGGCTTGCGTGCCATGGCGGTGTCGCTGGCCGTCTTCCGCAACCCGGAGAGACGCTTTGACACGGCCGCGACCTTGACACGCCAGCTCATTCCCTGGCTGATTCAGCAATCCTGGCAGCCGCGGACTTTTTGGAATCTCAATGTCCCCAACCTGCCGCTGGATGATGTCAGTAATATTCGCTTGGCAGAGCAAGGAACGTCCTTTTTCGTCGACGAATTTGCGCTCGATCGCGAAGAAGGAAACATGGCCTACTACAAGAATGTGGGCGAGCGCCTGCAGCGCTCTCCCGAGCCCGAGAACAGCGATGACCTCCTGATCGACGAAGGATGTGCGTCGCTGTCATTACTCAACATAGACCTGACAGTCCGCATGCCCGAGGCGGCCAGTGAGGCCCTCGAACGGGAATGGAATCAGTTCGTATTCGGCAGTCCGGAACCGCGCGAGCCGGGCAGTCGCAGGCAAGTGGACTAA
- a CDS encoding MFS transporter, whose translation MKLNRRTVLSWALYDWANSAFALVVLSSFFPIFYKNVLRDGIDVAHSSFELGMANSIASIVVAALAPILGAVSDKSSARKRFLSAFATLGVLSTACLVISTQGLWVVALALFVLGNIGFAAGNIFYDSLLISVAPEEKSDQISALGFSLGYIGSALLFVALLVLVEHPELAGLADAKMATRISFIVVAAWWAVFTIPLLLWVPEPKADKSLPILKSAGEGLIQVFRTIFALRTHRNAATFLLAYWLYIDGVDTIIRMAADYGLSLGFDGSVLLKALLVTQFVAFPAALAFGWLGGKIGTKRALFIGIGVYALVTIWGFRMKEQWEFYVLAITVGLVQGGVQALSRSFYSRLIPRHLAGEFFGFYNMLGKAAAVIGPALMGFVGLLTGSTRFGILAIILLFIGGAFLLTRVEDKPADSPETA comes from the coding sequence GTGAAACTGAATCGCCGCACCGTGTTGTCCTGGGCCCTGTACGACTGGGCGAACTCGGCGTTTGCGCTGGTGGTTCTGTCGTCGTTCTTTCCCATCTTCTACAAGAACGTCCTGCGCGACGGGATCGACGTGGCCCATAGTTCCTTCGAACTGGGCATGGCCAATTCCATCGCCAGCATCGTCGTGGCGGCGCTCGCGCCGATTTTGGGCGCGGTCTCGGACAAGAGCAGCGCGCGGAAGCGCTTTCTGTCCGCATTCGCCACTCTCGGCGTGCTCTCGACGGCCTGTCTTGTGATTTCCACGCAAGGTCTCTGGGTTGTTGCGCTGGCTCTGTTCGTCCTCGGAAACATCGGATTCGCCGCGGGCAATATCTTCTACGATTCGCTGCTGATCAGCGTGGCGCCTGAGGAGAAGTCGGACCAGATCTCCGCCCTGGGTTTCTCGCTGGGGTACATTGGCAGCGCGCTCCTCTTCGTCGCCCTGCTGGTGCTGGTCGAGCACCCCGAACTGGCTGGGCTGGCAGACGCCAAGATGGCGACGCGGATCTCTTTCATTGTCGTCGCCGCCTGGTGGGCGGTCTTCACGATTCCGTTGCTCCTGTGGGTGCCGGAACCCAAGGCGGACAAGAGCCTCCCGATCCTGAAGTCTGCCGGTGAAGGACTGATCCAGGTCTTTCGCACTATATTCGCGCTGAGGACACACCGGAACGCGGCGACTTTCCTGCTGGCGTACTGGCTGTACATCGATGGCGTGGACACGATCATCCGTATGGCGGCGGACTACGGCCTGTCTCTCGGCTTCGATGGAAGCGTTTTGCTGAAGGCGTTGCTGGTCACGCAGTTCGTTGCCTTTCCGGCGGCGCTGGCCTTCGGGTGGCTCGGCGGCAAGATCGGCACAAAGCGCGCCCTCTTCATCGGCATCGGAGTGTATGCGCTGGTGACGATCTGGGGCTTCCGGATGAAGGAGCAGTGGGAATTCTACGTGCTGGCGATCACGGTTGGTCTTGTCCAGGGCGGCGTCCAGGCGCTGAGTCGGTCTTTCTACTCGCGGCTGATTCCGCGGCATCTTGCCGGCGAGTTCTTCGGCTTCTACAACATGCTCGGCAAGGCCGCCGCGGTGATCGGTCCGGCCCTGATGGGCTTCGTTGGGCTCCTGACCGGCAGCACTCGATTTGGAATTCTCGCGATCATCCTGCTGTTCATCGGCGGCGCGTTCCTGCTGACGCGGGTCGAAGACAAGCCGGCCGATTCTCCCGAAACAGCATGA
- the mnmA gene encoding tRNA 2-thiouridine(34) synthase MnmA, translating to MTPTIQSNPRVLVAMSGGVDSSLAAVLLRRDGYDIVGVNMRTHRLTPEEIARGPQIKTCCSPTDAKDARACADRGDFPFYVLDVEPAFERDVIDPFVRAYMGGRTPNPCVLCNNLVKLGLLLEKARMYGCEQVATGHYARKERHPETGRWVLRRAADRAKDQCYYLYGLTQKQLAAIVFPLGELTKAEVRALAATEGLPTAEKPESQEICFIPDNDYRRFLRQRFARDGVEMPRGRFLHVDGRDLGEHEGIPFYTVGQRRGLGIADREPLYVVAIDTSENNIIVGPKGSVLFDSLTASGLNWMGLAGLEGPRRVRVQIRHRHEPAPATLSPTDDRDCVRVNFATPQRAVSPGQAVVFYDDEDRVLGGGWIDQGFSAGEN from the coding sequence ATGACCCCAACGATCCAGTCGAACCCCCGCGTTCTCGTCGCCATGAGCGGCGGCGTGGACTCGTCGTTGGCGGCGGTGCTGCTGCGCCGCGATGGCTACGACATCGTCGGCGTCAACATGCGCACGCACCGCCTGACGCCGGAGGAAATCGCTCGCGGCCCGCAGATCAAGACGTGCTGCTCTCCCACCGACGCCAAGGATGCCCGCGCGTGCGCTGATCGCGGCGACTTCCCGTTCTACGTGCTGGATGTTGAGCCGGCGTTCGAGCGTGACGTGATCGATCCCTTCGTCCGCGCCTACATGGGCGGCCGCACGCCGAACCCCTGCGTGCTCTGCAACAACCTGGTCAAGCTGGGGTTGCTGCTGGAAAAAGCCCGGATGTACGGCTGCGAGCAGGTCGCCACCGGCCACTACGCGCGCAAGGAACGCCACCCGGAAACGGGCCGCTGGGTCCTGCGCCGGGCCGCCGATCGAGCGAAGGACCAGTGCTACTACCTCTACGGCCTGACGCAGAAGCAGCTCGCCGCCATAGTCTTTCCGCTGGGTGAGCTGACGAAGGCTGAAGTGCGCGCCCTGGCCGCGACGGAGGGCCTGCCGACCGCCGAGAAGCCGGAGAGCCAGGAGATCTGCTTCATCCCCGACAACGATTACCGCCGGTTTCTTCGCCAGCGCTTCGCCCGCGACGGGGTTGAAATGCCCCGCGGCCGATTCCTGCACGTTGACGGCCGCGACCTGGGCGAGCACGAAGGCATCCCTTTCTATACAGTCGGCCAGCGGCGTGGTCTCGGCATCGCGGACCGCGAACCGCTCTATGTGGTCGCGATCGACACGTCAGAGAACAACATCATCGTCGGCCCGAAGGGCTCCGTCCTGTTCGACAGCTTGACGGCGAGTGGGTTGAACTGGATGGGCCTGGCCGGACTCGAGGGACCGCGTCGCGTTCGAGTCCAGATTCGCCACCGACATGAGCCGGCACCGGCGACTCTCTCGCCTACCGACGACCGGGACTGCGTTCGTGTGAACTTCGCTACACCCCAACGCGCCGTCTCCCCCGGCCAGGCAGTCGTCTTCTACGACGACGAGGACCGCGTCCTCGGCGGCGGCTGGATCGACCAAGGATTCTCGGCTGGCGAGAATTAG
- a CDS encoding glycosyltransferase — protein MPKKLRLLVIAHSTEKSGAPKIATQMAEGFAALGHDVVACYPESGGCEEEARAAGLKTAIVPNPVRPVADASGAERIRLMLTRLRAIWLYRRLVREGRFDAVWIGSYIAVLAGLGAWLARVPVVYCVQEDPIPTFVNRQRVRVIRRTAAALAFVARRSQRVFKPRPKRQPWIMLPNFADSTRYSHEGRDEDLRAKLGAAPEDVVFTTLAFIHHRKGIDVLLRAFRQVVAEQPQARLWIAGDNVATMMDYRREQEAYIAEHNLGDRVTFLGHRDDVPAVLHASDVFVLASRNEALPVTIIESMMAARPVVATDVGSVNDMIVPDETGAIVPPEDPDAFAVAMMPYAAEAELRAQHGAAGRARALDLYDRPRVVERGVNLIRKVLAARS, from the coding sequence ATGCCCAAGAAACTTCGCCTGTTAGTCATTGCCCACTCCACCGAGAAATCCGGCGCGCCGAAGATTGCCACGCAGATGGCGGAGGGCTTTGCGGCGTTGGGCCATGACGTCGTGGCGTGCTATCCCGAGAGCGGCGGTTGCGAAGAGGAAGCGCGCGCGGCTGGTTTGAAGACGGCGATCGTGCCCAATCCCGTGCGTCCGGTTGCCGACGCGTCCGGCGCCGAGCGCATTCGCCTGATGCTGACGCGGCTGCGCGCGATCTGGCTCTATCGGCGGCTCGTGCGCGAAGGTCGCTTCGATGCCGTGTGGATCGGCAGCTACATCGCCGTGCTGGCCGGCCTGGGGGCTTGGCTGGCGCGTGTTCCCGTCGTATACTGTGTGCAGGAAGATCCCATCCCGACGTTCGTGAATCGTCAGCGCGTTCGCGTGATCCGCCGCACGGCGGCGGCGCTTGCGTTTGTTGCCCGGCGCAGCCAGCGCGTGTTCAAGCCGCGCCCCAAGCGGCAGCCTTGGATCATGTTGCCGAACTTCGCCGACTCGACGCGATACTCGCACGAAGGGCGTGATGAAGATTTGCGCGCGAAACTGGGTGCCGCGCCGGAAGATGTTGTCTTCACGACGCTCGCGTTCATTCACCATCGCAAAGGCATCGATGTGCTGCTGCGCGCGTTCCGCCAGGTCGTTGCCGAGCAGCCGCAAGCGCGCCTCTGGATCGCGGGCGATAACGTAGCAACAATGATGGATTATCGCCGCGAGCAGGAAGCCTACATCGCCGAACACAATCTGGGCGATCGCGTGACGTTCCTCGGCCACCGTGACGACGTGCCGGCGGTGCTGCACGCGAGCGATGTGTTTGTGCTGGCATCGCGCAACGAGGCACTGCCCGTGACGATCATCGAATCGATGATGGCCGCGCGGCCCGTCGTGGCGACGGATGTGGGGTCGGTGAACGACATGATCGTGCCGGACGAGACGGGCGCCATTGTCCCGCCGGAGGACCCGGATGCCTTTGCCGTGGCGATGATGCCGTATGCGGCCGAAGCGGAACTTCGCGCTCAGCACGGCGCGGCGGGACGTGCCCGAGCGCTGGACCTTTACGACAGGCCACGCGTGGTCGAACGCGGAGTGAATCTGATTCGAAAAGTCCTCGCCGCGCGCAGCTGA
- the can gene encoding carbonate dehydratase, with amino-acid sequence MRELKQLFDNNRQWAENRAAQDASYFPRLASEQNPDYLWIGCADSRVPANEIVGLDPGELFVHRNVANLVVHTDFNALSVIQYAVEYLKVKHIIVCGHLGCGGVKAAMGKAQVGLADNWLRHIRDVYAAHARELDKLAETARYHRLVELNVLHQVSNVCHTTIIQNAWNRGEKLSVHGWVYNLEDGLLRDLDCCISGPDQVPDPYLTTE; translated from the coding sequence ATGCGCGAACTCAAGCAGCTCTTCGACAACAACCGCCAGTGGGCCGAGAACCGCGCGGCACAGGATGCATCGTACTTCCCGCGTCTCGCCAGCGAGCAGAACCCCGACTACCTCTGGATCGGATGCGCGGACAGCCGTGTGCCCGCCAACGAGATTGTCGGCCTCGATCCCGGCGAACTCTTCGTCCATCGAAACGTGGCCAACCTGGTCGTGCATACGGACTTCAATGCCCTGTCCGTCATCCAGTACGCCGTCGAGTATTTGAAGGTGAAGCACATCATCGTCTGCGGGCACCTGGGATGCGGCGGCGTGAAGGCCGCCATGGGTAAAGCTCAGGTTGGCCTGGCGGACAATTGGCTCCGCCACATCCGGGACGTCTACGCCGCCCACGCACGCGAATTGGACAAGCTGGCTGAGACGGCCCGATACCACCGCCTGGTCGAACTCAACGTCCTCCATCAGGTCAGCAACGTCTGCCATACGACCATTATCCAGAATGCGTGGAACCGCGGCGAGAAGCTTTCCGTCCACGGGTGGGTCTATAACCTGGAGGACGGCCTGCTGCGCGACCTGGACTGCTGTATTTCCGGCCCGGACCAGGTCCCCGATCCGTATCTGACAACGGAATGA
- a CDS encoding alpha-glucosidase C-terminal domain-containing protein — MSTPKSGRFGCPGAAWIPLFVVVVMMSVLSPVRGQSAKIEGEWKFKYDTEDIGVDEGWFAPDHDDAEWNDMAVPAEWDEEYDGVGWYRRTIMVEAPEDAEAKTVLRFGQVDDEAWVYIDGELATSHHSWNTPFWLDLGPYLKKGEPTTLNLAVRVNDVGGPGGILKPVEVVSVVDEMDLYLTEWSEIPARSTLADLGDLVMYSVYIRNFSESGDFEGLRERLPELEAMGVNILWLLPIHPIGEQERKGTLGSPYAISDYYAVNPDFGTKEDFQRLVDEAHAHGMKVIIDLVLNHTSPDSVLTREHPDWFIRNEEGKMTASNPDWYDIVDLDWDNHEVWEYCAEMMEYWVRDLDIDGYRCDVASLMPTPFWEMARARLDRIKPGEIVMLAESEAADLHVKAFDLTYNWPLLDVGHDVINGELSAKQLRSAILSQQYGYPRYSVHMNFVENHDRERALNVYGGPDQAKLGAVLSVTIPGMPLLYTGTEVGCTDLRNDGFFDRKVVDFTSDPHGMRAFWTSILALREQHEALKYGDFQLLNPEPADKALAFTRTHSSGNVLVIANLKGEETTVELEHELLPGNKVTLGPWQWTVLGD; from the coding sequence ATGAGCACTCCCAAGTCCGGTCGGTTCGGCTGCCCTGGGGCGGCCTGGATTCCTTTGTTTGTGGTGGTGGTGATGATGTCGGTTCTCTCTCCCGTCCGTGGTCAGTCGGCGAAGATCGAAGGCGAATGGAAGTTCAAATACGACACGGAAGATATCGGCGTGGATGAGGGCTGGTTTGCGCCCGATCACGACGACGCAGAGTGGAACGACATGGCAGTCCCCGCCGAATGGGATGAAGAGTACGACGGCGTCGGCTGGTATCGCCGCACGATCATGGTCGAAGCCCCCGAAGACGCTGAAGCCAAGACGGTGCTGCGCTTCGGCCAGGTCGACGACGAGGCCTGGGTTTACATCGATGGCGAACTGGCGACCTCGCACCATTCGTGGAACACACCGTTCTGGCTCGATCTGGGGCCGTACCTGAAGAAGGGCGAGCCGACCACGCTGAACCTGGCGGTGCGCGTTAATGACGTAGGCGGACCCGGCGGCATTCTGAAGCCCGTCGAAGTGGTCAGCGTCGTCGACGAGATGGATTTGTACCTGACGGAATGGAGCGAGATCCCGGCGCGGTCGACGCTGGCCGACCTGGGCGACCTCGTGATGTATTCCGTTTACATTCGCAATTTCTCCGAATCCGGCGACTTCGAGGGCCTGCGCGAGCGCCTCCCCGAGCTCGAAGCCATGGGCGTCAACATCCTGTGGCTGCTCCCGATCCACCCGATCGGCGAGCAGGAACGCAAAGGCACGCTCGGCAGCCCCTACGCAATCTCCGACTACTATGCCGTGAACCCCGACTTCGGCACCAAGGAAGACTTCCAGCGCCTGGTCGACGAGGCCCACGCCCACGGCATGAAGGTCATCATCGACCTGGTTCTGAACCACACGTCGCCAGACAGCGTCCTGACCCGCGAGCACCCCGACTGGTTCATCCGCAACGAGGAAGGGAAGATGACGGCCAGCAATCCCGACTGGTACGATATCGTCGATCTCGACTGGGATAACCACGAAGTCTGGGAGTACTGCGCCGAGATGATGGAGTATTGGGTGCGGGACCTGGACATCGATGGCTATCGCTGCGACGTGGCGTCGCTGATGCCGACGCCGTTCTGGGAGATGGCCCGCGCCCGGCTCGACCGGATTAAGCCGGGAGAAATCGTTATGCTGGCAGAAAGCGAAGCGGCCGACCTGCACGTCAAGGCGTTCGACCTGACATACAATTGGCCGCTGCTGGATGTTGGCCACGATGTCATCAATGGCGAGCTGTCCGCCAAGCAGCTCCGTTCCGCCATCCTTTCCCAGCAATACGGCTATCCGCGGTACTCGGTGCATATGAATTTCGTGGAAAATCACGACCGCGAGCGCGCTCTGAACGTCTATGGCGGCCCGGACCAGGCCAAGCTGGGGGCTGTACTGAGCGTGACCATACCCGGCATGCCACTGCTCTACACAGGCACCGAGGTGGGCTGTACAGATCTGCGCAACGATGGCTTCTTTGACCGCAAGGTCGTGGACTTCACCAGCGATCCGCACGGAATGCGGGCCTTCTGGACCTCCATTCTGGCCCTGCGCGAGCAGCATGAAGCATTGAAATATGGCGACTTCCAGCTTTTGAACCCGGAGCCGGCGGACAAGGCCCTGGCCTTTACTCGAACTCATTCGAGCGGCAATGTGCTTGTGATTGCCAACCTGAAGGGCGAAGAAACGACTGTCGAGCTCGAGCACGAGCTGCTTCCGGGCAACAAGGTAACCCTGGGACCCTGGCAGTGGACGGTGCTGGGAGACTAG
- a CDS encoding HEAT repeat domain-containing protein, with protein sequence MTSDREPLRWQFEELMILKEQGQDQEAAELFQKFLQLGPELFDPLASFLIKQPNHPRIAVLIELLGKLGDNRAQPILIRFLDIEVKELRLNAAIGLGWMRARAALEKLDVIEGFDPDQDVRREAQIAVEEILRDFPTLRGQLKHHSRVSLPRKAIHIDDETAIALTRTPEGEERRRLVGMLPRLLAMRHRAVPLGIGPGGVVSVAVRSDLPEDPSELLTKLIGHEVELHGWPLPRIYERILTFYAWGDDDWVQCSETLTEASRHEICHVILDNIVPDEPHPPLEDCSDCIEAIQSFLSIAAQCNYKAAYVAQGPADDEFEVVMLDADGNRTDLGAPPEELRERFMKGIRILANLNIPGAHHGSRGAIHCVNPREDERFGVVVTGKREGAREILAFEFVQPENN encoded by the coding sequence ATGACATCGGACCGTGAGCCACTCCGTTGGCAATTTGAAGAGCTGATGATTCTGAAAGAGCAAGGCCAGGATCAGGAGGCTGCGGAGCTTTTTCAGAAGTTCCTGCAGCTCGGGCCGGAGCTCTTCGATCCCCTCGCCAGTTTCCTGATCAAGCAACCCAATCATCCGCGCATTGCCGTCCTGATCGAGCTCCTCGGAAAACTCGGCGATAACCGCGCTCAGCCGATCTTGATTCGCTTTCTGGATATCGAAGTGAAAGAGTTGCGTCTGAACGCCGCGATCGGCCTCGGGTGGATGCGAGCGCGCGCAGCGCTGGAGAAACTCGATGTCATCGAGGGGTTCGATCCCGACCAGGACGTTCGGCGCGAAGCGCAAATCGCCGTCGAGGAAATCCTGCGCGACTTCCCGACGTTGCGCGGCCAGTTGAAGCACCACAGCCGCGTGAGTTTGCCGCGCAAGGCGATTCATATCGACGATGAAACGGCGATCGCGCTGACGCGCACGCCGGAGGGCGAAGAGCGCCGCCGACTGGTGGGAATGCTGCCGCGGTTGTTGGCGATGAGACACCGCGCCGTGCCGCTCGGAATTGGGCCGGGCGGAGTCGTATCAGTCGCGGTGCGGTCGGATTTACCGGAGGATCCCTCCGAGCTGTTGACGAAGTTGATCGGCCACGAGGTGGAACTGCACGGCTGGCCGCTGCCACGCATCTACGAGCGCATCCTGACGTTCTATGCGTGGGGCGACGACGACTGGGTGCAGTGCTCCGAGACGCTGACCGAAGCCTCGCGTCATGAAATTTGCCACGTCATTCTGGACAACATCGTTCCGGATGAGCCGCACCCGCCGCTGGAGGATTGCAGCGACTGCATCGAGGCGATCCAGTCGTTCCTTTCCATTGCCGCGCAGTGCAATTACAAGGCGGCCTACGTCGCGCAGGGCCCGGCGGACGACGAGTTCGAAGTCGTGATGCTGGATGCCGATGGAAATCGCACGGATCTCGGCGCACCGCCGGAGGAACTGCGCGAACGCTTCATGAAAGGCATTCGCATTCTGGCGAATCTGAACATCCCCGGCGCTCACCATGGAAGTCGCGGTGCAATCCACTGCGTGAATCCGCGCGAAGACGAGCGCTTCGGCGTTGTCGTGACCGGCAAGCGCGAAGGCGCGCGCGAGATCCTGGCGTTCGAGTTCGTTCAGCCGGAGAATAACTGA